The uncultured Eubacteriales bacterium region TTTTAGCGTTTTTTGCATTCGCGGTAGATTTTGAGTATTTTTTTATTAAGTCAGACGAGATGCTGGAGGAATTTATGAACAAGTCGGCCTCCATGGCCTTTTATGCCGGCATGGTCGTGACCGCAGCCGTGACCTTGGCCGCCTTTCTCTTCGGGCGGGGCGAGAACAGCGCGCTGACCTCCGGACTCGCCTGGGGCTGGATTGCCGCGGTTCTGGTCCACGCCCTATCGTCGGCCTACTATGGTTTCAGGGAAAGATGGGGCATGGAAGATGATAAAGAATAGAATCAAAGAATACCGGGCCAAATCCGACATGAAACAGGAGGAACTGGCCCTGCTGGTAGGGGTCCGCCGGGAGACCATCGGAAACTTGGAGAAAGGGCGGTATAATCCCTCCCTGGCGCTGGCGTGGAATATCGCCAAAGTGTTCAGGGTCTCAATAGAAGATATCTTCACGGTAGAAGAGTAGAGGCCACCGATGTGCAGTCTTGAGTTGGTCCATCAGGCACATGCTGATCTCAGGCACCAACGCCGCCATTCTCAGGAGTACTCAAGTAAATAGACGAAGCACTAGACCCCCGGGGCCGCGAACACGGCTCCGGGGCTCTACTTGTACGCTGGACTTACACAAGGCCGTACTTGGCAAAAGCATTCCAGAGGCCGTCTGCGTCGATATGGGCGGCGACGTGGTCGGCCACTGCCTTGAGGCCCTCCTCGGCGTTCCCCATGGCGACCCCCGTATTGCAAAACTCAACCATCTGGATGTCGTTCTCTGCATCCCCGAAGGCGAGGGTGTCTGCCCGATCCACGCCCAGGTGGTCCAACAGGGCTTTGATGGCGTTCACCTTGTCCATGCCGGCGAGGGCGAACTCGCCAAACTCCTGCCGCTGCCCGCTGGCCGACCAGGAGCCCACCTTCAGCGTCCCACCGAACTCCGCCCTAGCCTCCTCCAGCAGATCCGGGTCCAGGTAAAAGCTGATCTTTGCCACATCGTCCCGGTAGAGCTCCCCGCCGTAGATCATGTCCGGCATTATGGCGCGCAGGCGCTGGCGGTTTTCCTCAGTGTCCCCGCCGAAGAGACCGCACGCCTTGGAGAGAAGGTTTTCACTGGCGAAGAGTCCGTTCTTGCTCTCCAGGTAAAAACCCAGGCTGTTTTTATGCATCCAGTCCACCGCCCGGACCACGTCCTCCTTCTTCATGGCGAGGTCGAGGAGCACCTCGCCCCGTTCCTCGATGTACATGCCGTTGCCGCCGATCATTCCATCCAGGCCTATGTCCCACAGGCTGGGGTAGATTTCCGCTTTGCTCCGGCCAGTGGTGAGGTAGACCCGGTTCCCCTTTTTCTGGCACTCCCTCACAGCCCGGACCGCCGACTCGGGTACCTTTCCCTCATAGTTGACCAAAGTCCCGTCTACATCCAGAAAAATGACCTTCACGCGCCCACTCCCCCT contains the following coding sequences:
- a CDS encoding conserved membrane hypothetical protein (Evidence 4 : Homologs of previously reported genes of unknown function) — protein: MKLRWSVHGLMGLLSLLGFVGVFTESRAFLAFFAFAVDFEYFFIKSDEMLEEFMNKSASMAFYAGMVVTAAVTLAAFLFGRGENSALTSGLAWGWIAAVLVHALSSAYYGFRERWGMEDDKE
- a CDS encoding Uncharacterized HTH-type transcriptional regulator AF_1627 codes for the protein MVSGKDGAWKMIKNRIKEYRAKSDMKQEELALLVGVRRETIGNLEKGRYNPSLALAWNIAKVFRVSIEDIFTVEE
- a CDS encoding HAD-superfamily hydrolase; amino-acid sequence: MKVIFLDVDGTLVNYEGKVPESAVRAVRECQKKGNRVYLTTGRSKAEIYPSLWDIGLDGMIGGNGMYIEERGEVLLDLAMKKEDVVRAVDWMHKNSLGFYLESKNGLFASENLLSKACGLFGGDTEENRQRLRAIMPDMIYGGELYRDDVAKISFYLDPDLLEEARAEFGGTLKVGSWSASGQRQEFGEFALAGMDKVNAIKALLDHLGVDRADTLAFGDAENDIQMVEFCNTGVAMGNAEEGLKAVADHVAAHIDADGLWNAFAKYGLV